The nucleotide window AATTTGTTAATCGACTATAACCTATAAAACTCTAACTATAATCGACTTCGACCCAATTCGCgttcaatttgaactaaaatTTCAATTGACCCTCGAATCTCAACCAGACCGAATTACAATcagccaaaaaaaataaaaagaggatGCACAACTCTACTATTAAGTCTTAATTTTATCGTGCGTTTGGATCTTGTTTCAATTGGAGAGAAAGTATCAATTTCATTAAAGTTTATGAGTTTAATTCTCATATTACCTTCTCCAATTTGTTATGGGTTCGGTTCTCACACAGCTTTCCATTTCTTAAGTCTACCTTGTAATTTTAGAAAAGTTTTTAACTAtatacaaattctcaaatgagaccgTCGCATGTGTGTGATCGAATGACCCAATCATTGTTTTACATACCAACTTCAAGACTTAAAACaatcattttaaaacttaaagCGCCAATTTGAAGGCTTAAAAGCCTTGATCCAAGTCTCATTCTTTACTTTACTTTATTTTGTAACTAAATAGTCTAATCGTTAAAAATGTCTATTCTATGACTTAAAATTCCAATTCCAAGGCTAAAATGACTACTTTATAACTTAAATATCTACTCcaaagatttaaaattattaattttaagacttaaaatgtatatttaaaaatctaaaaagtCTATTCTAAATTTTACTCTATCTATTTTCATTTCTTCCTCACATTCGCTTATTGTGCAGATCTCAATgttaacttaaaaatcaaataattttaattgtgaattttcaaaaattgatatttagaaaatatatattgaaacaaatatctcacataaatatattttttaacacaaataaataaaaattttcataaaaaatttaacaCTAAACTTCATAAATTCCATTTGAGTCGCAACAAAAAAAGTACTCATCATTTTAGAAATACGGTGGCACAAATGCtgttaaatcttttttttagggcaaaaataattttccaaaaGAAGCGGGAAAAAGTAAAGAAGCAATGAATTGGCGCTCCAATCTGAACTTGACATCAAGTACTGAGTATCAGAGTATGAGTTTTGACCAGTCTCCTCCCCATTCTTAATGGGGATTTAGTTTAGGTATTTCTACTACTATTATTCCGCCATTTCTATTGTTTAGATTTTGAAACTTCCCCTTCTGTTTCTGCCTACAAGTAAAAGCAAAACccttgtttggtatataaactAAAAAGGATCCAATTTAATTGCAAATGAGTTGGTGGGAAAGTGCTGATGGAGAAATTCGTGTTCTGATCGCCCCAGGTACCCCCTATTTAGTATTCATCCTCCTTtctatttccttttttttttttaaaatgtgttAGTATGTGCTTTATACTTGGGTTGTTTATACATAGtggaaaaaaattagggttttgactTGAATCTTccctcttttaatttttaagagaTTTCTGGCGTTTTCATGGGGTAGTCGTATGAAAAAGGTGCAACTTATTAAAAGGACAACAAGGTTCAATTTAGAAAAATTGAATTGTACTCTATGTGATAGGAGTCATATATACTTAATTATTCAAGGGCATTACATTCTGGAATGTATGTCGTTGTCTTTTGTAATACGTACTACATATCTTCCATAATGCTGAACCCATTGAGCAAGTGTGGAGGTGGGGTTGGGGGGCTAGAAATGGCGGGAGAtgcataatcataataattagaCCAAAAAGAATACAAATTAGAGGGGCCATAATATGTTTTACCTAATATGTTTTAAGAGTTGCATGTACTTGTAATGGCTTTATATGTGATACTCTTGTAGTGTTTTGGCAAATAGTTCTTTCCTTTTGAATGAGCAAAGGGTTTGACACTGGTATGCTTTTCCATGGTTACTTGTTTGCGTATGAGTTACGAATGATGAGAATGACGCTGGCTATTATAGCTAGCAATACATTATCATAAAGCCTACAATTGGTAGTTTTAGTCACCATGTCACTGGTTATAATAGACTAATAGTTATGGTATTTAGATTGAAACAAGACCTTCTATATGTGGTTTTGTCTCTGTGGGTTTGCTCTGTGACTGCATGCTTAAGATTGCTACTCAAATGACAAGATTTTAACCATTCATCAATTTTAGTCACCATGGTCGCAGTGCACGATTGTGCTCAATGCTAAAAGGATGTTTTATGTTACATTTCTTTTAAATGTCAGCAAATGTCATTACCTTAATGCTAGTTATTGAGGGCTTTTGTGTTCTAACTCTTTTGGTATCTACGTACAGACAAAGGTACAACACAGATTGGCACAGGACAATTGCTCTCTCTGCGCCATCCTAAATCTGGTAATCTTCTCTACACTTCAACATTTTTTCTATGTTTGTTTCTTTTAGAGCACTCTATGTGCATACGTGTAAGTTAACTTATTTTGTATCATTAATTGGTTCATACTAACCTTATCTTAGTCATATTGTTTTTATCTTTGGAGGAACTTTTATCATCTATGTCTCTTGATGTATGATAAATACTTGCAAcatacaataaaatattattggtTAATCAATTGTGGTCTTGGTGCAACACAAATAAAATGTTTGCTTAAGCTAGTTTTTGGATAATTCTTGTTCACAATTCCCTTCATTAGCTTTTATTTTGCTAACTATTGGGATGACGACTAGAAAGGAGGAGGAAAGTTGAAGGTAAATCCACATGTTTTTTACGTCACATCTAGTGACTAATAGGACTTGTTTCCCATTCAACCATTcttgaatttgttttttttcacCTTATCAAAAATATTGGGGTCATGTCAGACGTACAAGATAAATAGTAAAGAAAAGATCCATTTTTCAATTGTTAGCACGTTTCTACATCATAAGGTTGGCTCAAACTATGACTTCCAATAAGCTTTAATTGTAATACTTATTCATTGAATTACAGGAAATGCCACTAATTATCTCTTTTTGAATGAGGCTCTTCATGAACTTCAGTGCTTTAAGGAATCCCATGGCTCCTGGTTTTTAGGGGAATATGTATGCGAAGGTAATTTTTTCTATGATTTTCCTGAATAGctttattttcttatattatttGTGTGGCGTATGCTAGTGCCATTAATTGTATCTGGTTATTGTTTTGGCAAGGCTTCTTTGGACAACACTATAATAATTTGTTCCGATGCTAAAAAGTTATCACATGGTGCTATGATTTTATTATGTTGACATGTCATGATCTAAGTAGAGGAACACTCCTTTGGCTATTGATTGGTTAATCTAGTTGCGCCGATACTTCCTCAACTTTAGCCATTATTCATCTTCCTTCATTCCCTTTCATGTCTTATTATGGGGTAATATTGGTGCTATTTTCATCTTTAATGGGAGTGTTACGCTTTATTAATGCTTAGTTTTCTCGATAGGATAATCTACTTATTTCCTTTTCTATTGCCTGTTATCTCTAAAATTTTGGTTATGAAGAAGTTTACCTTGAACTTCCATACTTAAtgtttcatttatatatttactcTAGAATGTGAAGCTGTGAATGCTTTTAGCTTTTTTCATCATTACAATACATAGAATTAAGAATTGTTCTTTAGCCACTCCTAGTTTTTCAAATCAATTGTTTGTTGTATTTAGAAAACTTCCGTGTATGTAAAAAACATTCTATGAAATCCAATGGGAAATGGTAGCATTTTTGTTGCACATAGGTAAGCAACAAAAATGTagcatttagtttttttatcgagaattttctttttatagCAAGCTTTAATGTATGATTAGCTTTATCAAATGTTTTTGGGGTCTTATGTTGCGTTATTGAAGATCAGTGAGAGCTTGAGCCTTTATTGTAGAGGTTAAGATCTTTTCaatctttattttctttcttgtgTGTTAGGCTCCTCTTTGGTTTCTCTTTACTTACTCTTGACTTGGCACTTATATGTCTCTATTGTGGACTTGTTGAGACTACAATGAAGCATTTTTTTGTTGTGGTTTCTTTCTCATGGCCCATTGTGTGTATCATTGTCTTTTCTCCTTTTCTTAGTCCCTTCAGCCTTATTATCACTTTTTTTGATTAAACCCTACATTACAAGCCTTCTAACCTTTTTCCCTCTAGTTTAGTGAAACTTGTGTCGAGGTCAATTTTGTGGGTTGATTAGGGTATAGATTGAATTATATCAATTAATTAGCTTTGGTTCATTTGGTTTGTGGTTTCCTCTCTTCATTTGTataacaaaaaggaaaaattgaaaaaatgggTTATTTAGAACTTTAAGTtatttcattttcatatttCTTGTTACTTCTTTAAGTCACCATTTGTACATTTTTTGATGACAAGGGCTTCCATTAGTCTAGTACATATTTTAGTTTTCATCTTTgcaaattcattttattttcatcatctGTGAttcccatttattttattttatctattagccacatattatattaaaaaagaaagacaaatctaaaatgtttttaaaaaagaaaataatatttttttataaaaacatgaaaaaagaaatgaaaaataaaagaaaagaaaaaagaaagataatTCCGAAaagattttgtgatattttgtTTATCTTCTTGTTGTAAGTAAGCCCTAATTGGTGGTTATGTTATATCCCGAGGTTTTCTATGTGTCTTGCTTTCATTGGCTTCACAAACCAGATTGAGCACCAAAATGACCTACATCTTTCTCAAAAATCCGAAAACATTTTGTGTTCTTTGTCACATGTGCACTTTGGCTAATATATGAAGCAAGACATGATTTTTGCAATCAAGGATCAACCTCATACAACCTCTTTATTATTACAAATTTGAGGTTGTGTACAACTTCCTTTCTCTTACATAGGTTGGAACCTAGTGGTATCAGGCTATCAGTTTATGTGATGTATGTTGTTGATGAAGTCTCTTTTAAGTCGTTAGGTCTTGCATGAGAAGTCTTAAGGTAACTGAAGTTTAAGGTGTAGGTTGCTTTTAAATTATGGTTACGTTtgattaagctttttttggtgAGCACTTAGGAAATTGATGTGTTTACTTTTTATAAATCTCATTTGTGTGTTACAACTTATTCTTGAGTGAAAACATTGAGATCTTGTTATTTAATCCTGGACTTTCTATACCGATTCCTTGGATAAAAGTATTGAATAGCAAAAGTTACCAAAAATGGCTAGTTAAACaaccattttaaattttaattcttctaGATCTTTATATTGTTACAAATATTAAATTGCACATTCTTAACCTCATATCTGTCACTTGGTCAATGCAATATCTTCATCTTGTACAATGGAATATTTTTCCACTAATTAAccttattttttccttttcaatatTAATACAGATGGAAGCTTATATATATCAACACCAGTCGATCTTGTTTTTGTCATGCTACCTATATTTGAGGATGGTCGAATGAAGGTACAATTTAATGTTGTATGGTATATCCCATTACGAGCTTGTTACTTGAACATTGTTAGTATTTTCATAAAAGTTTTCCTCTGGCCCATGATTTTTTTTGTACTGACCTCAAGACTATTTTTCTGAAGATATTTGTATGACTAGGAAGTTTGTTCTTGTTGCATTTTTTCTCTTTACTTTTTCAGAAGCCCTTATTTGATAATGCCTTAGTCTATATCCTctcaactttaaatttattttactcCCAACCTCTACTCCTATATAGTTATTATTAAAAACGTGTCTTCTATACTAGGTGGGCCTAGGGTTACCATAGGATTTCATTTACAAACTATCTTGTTGAACACTTTAGCTGGAAAGAGTATATCACCAAATTTGTTGTTTTGTTCTTGTCCCTTTCCATCAACGAATGTTTTTTTGTTGTCATTCTTATGCGATTACATATAGTTTTTTTCATAAGTGCAAGCGGAGATGTCACTTCCACTCTTAGGTTTTTTCTATGCAAGTGAACAATTAGTTCTCCTTTACAATTTTAGGTTAATTTGTAAGGAGTTGTGATTGGTTAGGGACAATCAACGTATAATTGTCACATATTATGTCAGGAGTTAAAATCAAATTGATTTGGAGCATCCTCTATTCAATGATGTGGTGCACTTCTTGGACTCCGGTCTAGTGATAAATATGCTAGGATTAGGTTTTTCGCACCAAATTGCCTAATGTGATGTCAAATGAGTAAAGACTAAGAACTTATTGCAACATCTTTAAACCCATGTGTAATGTTAAAAATGCCAAAATTGCTAGGTTGCTAGTACGAAAGTGGCGCCACATTTACCAAAAAAGATGTCCCTTTTCACTTTGAAGCATTGAGGACATTAATTCGATTAAGCATATGGGAGGACAAATGCTATCATATatactttgtttatttgtttatttcatttgaagtgtttttgatTTAACTTATtcgaataaaaaaaacaaaagtacgGAAATCGGTAAAGTTAATCATAATCTAGTGACTTGAATACTTTATAAACCCAAAAGGGCGGTGTTGGCAAAAGATTGACAATTTTACCGGTTGAGGCCGTGAGAATCGGTAAAGTTAATCATAATCTAGTTTGGTGAGCATTctctataatttttaaattttttttctatttattgtgTATTACTTTGGTTGATTATTATGCTTGATTGTTATATCATGTGTTTAAGTTATTGTTTATAGGactagtgagtagttttatacTAGTGCAAAGGGTTGAGCCTTATTATACATGTTGAATTGATGGGCAAAGCATTGGCCTTTATTTTGAGAAATGTAttgaattatttattgatcGATCCATTAATTAAATTCTTTGTTAATCTTTAATCAAGAAGCGAGAGTTGAGATTGAGATTAACTTAGCCCGTAATTTTTGTAGTTAAATTCTTGTTATTCTTTAATCAAGAAGCAAGAATTGAGACTAGGATTAATTTGgttataagaattaattgaCTGTTTCTTTTAATGCGATGCTTGTTATGGAAATCGGGTGAAATAAAGGGGATTCCTTATGTTCGTTGATTTCCTATTGATTTTTAGTGCAGTTTAGTTACTACTCATCTATTATTTCAAATTGGCGTAATTAATAGAGTTAAATTGAGTTAACCTAATTAAGCTTCCTTGGGGTCGACCTATGATTGTACAAGATTTGTTGGCTCTTGCGGTATTTTGAGTAATTGAAAAATTACCTACCAAGTtcattttcaaaatcaaatctaaaGAATTATAATAATCATGTTAATAAAAGGCTAACTTGTTAATCCCATTATATCGAGTTTGTTGTATGGACCAACAATGTGCTATCTGCTCCTATTATTTATAAGCTTAATTATAATTGCCCTCTCCAAAGagtattaatatatgtgtttgatttattcatgaACACAATGAGTAGAACTCTCTCCATCtccatttaatattttctagTAGTTTAATCATATCTGGGTATTTGCGTATGGAGAGCTTTGatcaaattttgaataaatgtGTTTAAAAACATGATTGTGTTGCAACCACCTATTTAGTCTTGTAGTTTGTAgctaaagaaatattaccttatGTGAAATGTTGTCTACTATCTTAGTTTAGTATATTTTAGTTGATACAAAAACATTGTATATTTCTTGTGCATCAATTTATATGATTTgatctcttttaattttgtgtGATAAACATGTGATATCCAAATATCTCCATATAGCTTCTTGTTGGAAGCGCTTGTGAATCAATACACACACATCATATGTTACTTTTTGACAAAAAACTgctacatttaaaaaaatttctaaaaaaaacatCACAAGCGTTACTTTTTACGCAAAAACATGTTACATTTTTGCTAGAAAGTGTTGCTTTTCagacaattttttttctaaaaaaactagaaaaatGACAAATTGACAAAAAAAGTGTTGCTTTTTATATAAAAGGTGTTATCTTTTGACAATAAGTGTTATTTGTTGAGATTATGGTTCTTACGGTTCATATATGCAGTGTCGTTCTTGACATTTTATGGGCCTTAGGCAAACTGAAAAAAAGGCCCTCTGAAGGGTCGATTTTGAACTTTAACGGgtgtttgaaaaaataaatagagacgaacaatatatactataataatcattataaaTGTAACATGTCATATACttcttaattgataaaaaaactaatcataaattggaaatttttaagtacaaacttcattaaccaaaattttcgGATATTAAGGCCCTTGCTAATTCTGGGCCCTAGGCAAATACATACCTTGCCTATGATTAGGAACGGTCTTgcatatatgtatgtgtgtatgcgTATGTATATATGGATTTTTATCATCATTCTCTTCCTTATTATCGTTAATGTAATGGATGCAGAAGGGAGATGATGCAGGGAAATTCAGACAATTAGACGAGATCTTATTCATTGACGGCTATCCTGGATATCAACATTTGTTGCCCGTCCTTGAGAAATCAATAAACATTATTTGtgaagtgaaaggttgtaaatTAAAGCTACCGCACCCTATTCATTCATCTTCATGTGATatcttattatttgttttagatGTAATAAATAATGCAGTTGCTCACAGACCACAGTATGAGTAGATAAGTGCATATTTCAATTCACTTTCCTCATTCTACCTAAATCTTGTGTATTTTTTCTCTTCTTGTTAGGGACTATTAGATAATTCTTTTAGGAGATAATTTGCTTGGGTGATGGCTCTAGAAGTAATGTAAATAGCTTAGAAATTAGGGGTTTTAGATGATCACTAAAAGGGTATGGAGAAGATTCCATTAGTTTTCTTGAGGAAAGATAGTGGATGAGTCACATTTGTGTGGATGCAATGACTTTACGTGGTGGGGTGTTAGATAATCATGTATAAATTGGTAATGATAGATTTATATTCACAATATGTTGTTTTTGGATGTTAGATAATAATGTATAAAAGTGAGGAGTTTATAATAGATTTAGATCTACAAGCTAATATGACAAGAAATAGGAATGGTAATTTACGTGGAAGATTACCAGGTTTAGATTATTGGTTTATGTAGTCAACCTCATTTTATTGGAGTATGATTTTGGCATTGTTGTATGAAGATCAAGTTCCTGATGCATAGTAAAAATCTAGATTGTAAAACACCAACATTCTTTATTTAACAAGATTACTAGATTTAGATTATTGTTTTATGTAGTCAGCCTCATTTTAGTGAACGGCCTTCTTTTGTTCTCCCATTGATACCACAAAAAGGCATCACCTTCCATTCAACCACGGCGGCTTCAATTTTCTCTTCCTCTGTGAGTTGATAAAATTTGAAACAATgctttgaaaaatctttgttgaATCAAATATTGATGCTCAAGTTGTCTAAGCTCCTTCGAAAAACTTGTCGAGGCGGTTGTAGaaataaattactaaattagaGACAGTAGCTCTTTTAGGCTGTGGAATTCTGCAGCTAGCCAAAGATATAGtataaatttgtaaaattaataatcttCTGTTCATCAGTTAATTTTGAGTGTTGGAGCTAGTTTTTCACTACTTTTTGTATGTCAATTTTTGCCAAATTGAAGCTTTGAATACATGCCTTTTCCTTCTCATGCATTAATTTTTTGCTTCATTGTCAAAGTTCAACTTCTTTTACTTTTACGGTTATTACTGATATAATTTCCCACTTTACAGAAATTGGATCAACTAAATTCTTTAGGCTTA belongs to Amaranthus tricolor cultivar Red isolate AtriRed21 chromosome 17, ASM2621246v1, whole genome shotgun sequence and includes:
- the LOC130804689 gene encoding uncharacterized protein LOC130804689, producing the protein MSWWESADGEIRVLIAPDKGTTQIGTGQLLSLRHPKSGNATNYLFLNEALHELQCFKESHGSWFLGEYVCEDGSLYISTPVDLVFVMLPIFEDGRMKKGDDAGKFRQLDEILFIDGYPGYQHLLPVLEKSINIICEVKEIGSTKFFRLNDSKVLAWLCAKVDRLKKTLLALDKNYAAQDDKHTLAEAVSILGEYLKDEPWMELLCNHLRLNLQDLTRKVDHCSSVPDNLRQSSVQENGKIESTNKQATKTTRQAKKVKIEKDSHNIKDMFSRATRSKSKAT